In Chitinophaga sp. H8, the sequence TGTTAACGTTATTTTTCTTCAGTAAATACTCAATAGGGCTGTCTTCATCATCCAGCAGCGCTTTGAGCAGGTGTCCTGTCTCAATGGCCTGGTTCTGGTGATTAAAAGCAAGCTGTTGTGCCTGTTGCAGTATTTCCTGCGATTTAATTGTGAAATTATTCAGATTCATAAATTCGTTTTTCTCCTTTTGTATGCGTTTTACCAAACGTATATAAGGAACAACAAATCATGCTCCAAGGTTTACAAACCAGTAATTTTGACAGTTCAGCACAAAAAATACTGCACTTTTAGCAGTCCAACTGATTAAATGCTGCTAATATTTCATTAACCGTTAGTAAACAATGATTTACAATAGTAGTATTACTCCCTGTAGCGGTATATAAAACAGAAAGCCCACGGCAAGATTACCGTAGGCAAAGAGATAGCGCACGCTATCGCCTAAACTATTGTTGTACCGCAGGCAACAGGCTATTTACCAGTTCCTGGTTGGCAGTCATCCATTTTCTAACAGCCGCTGTTTCCTGTCCGTCGGCATCCAGTAAGGCCGCCATCAGGCTGCTCAGCTGCTGGTCATTCAGTTTAAACTTAGAGAAAAAACTGACTGCCGCAGCATCATGTTCTACAAAGGCTTTATTGGCAATGATGTTCAGCTGTTCTGTTTCACCAAATACCTTTTTGGGATCTTCCAGAAAACGCAACTTATACTTGGCAAACATCCAGTGTGGTGCCCAACCGGTTACCAATACCGGCTCCCCGGCATCCATTTTCTTTTTCACAGTAGCCATCATGGCAGCCTCACTGGAAGATTGTAATTCATATTTCAGACCATATTCCTTTATCGCAGCTTCCGCCTTCCCCATAATACCGGCACCAGCATCAATCCCCACAATTTTGCCGTCAAAAAGTGCTTTATTGGCATTTAACTCCGCTATACTGCTCACGGGTGAGTTATCGGATACTACCAATCCAATCTTTGCATTTTCATAATCAATACCTAATATGGTCAGCTTATCACCAAAGGTTTCCATATAACTGTGATGGGTAACCGGCAACCAGGTATCCATAAACACATCTGCATCTCCACCGGCTACTGCCGCAAAAACAGGCGCCACATCCGCATTCTTCAATGTTACGGTATACCCCTGATCTTCCAACATCACCTTGGCCAGCTGTGTCATGGCTACCCCTTCCGCCCAGTTCACATAGGCGATCGTGATCTTCTTACTATTTCCGGTATCCGGATTACAGGCCCATACTCCGGCAGTTACAACTGCCACTACGAATAACCAAATAATTTTACGCATGAATAAATAAGCTTTTAGCTGTTAGCCTTTAGTTGTTAGCAAAAGACCATTAGCGAGTTATAAATAAAGAGCTGCGAGCTCTTTTGTGTTTTGTTTTTTATGTTTTACCATAGCCGATAAAATCGCTGCATATGCTAAAAGCTAAAGGCTAATAGCTAACAGCTATCTTTCTAACGGTTCTTTCTGCCAAAGGACTGGGTAATACGATCCAGTATTACAGCGAGGATCACCACGGCAATTCCTCCTTCAAAACCCAACCCGATTTTGAGTTGTGTAATTCCTTTCAATACTATCTCGCCCAGGCCGCCTGCCGCAATCATTGCGGAGATCACCACCATAGACAATGCCATCATAATCGTTTGATTAACCCCAGCCAGCAATGTTGGCAAAGCCAGCGGCAGTTCTACCTTAAAGAGCAGTTGCCTGGGCGTAGCTCCAAAAGAGCGGGTTGCTTCCACAATATCTTCCGGCACCTGACTGATCCCCAAAGTGGTGAGCCTTACTGCGGGAGGCATCGCAAAAATGATCGTCGCAAATGCACCTGGTACTTTTCCCAGACCAAAAAACAATACGGCAGGAATCAGGTATACAAAAGCTGGCATAGTTTGCATAAAGTCCATCAACGGGCGGATGACTTTGCCGGCGGTTTTATTTTTGGCCGCCCAGATCCCCAACGGAATACCCAGCAACAAGGCAATAAAAGTAGCAGAGAGGATCAATGCCAGGGTTTCCATGGTTTTATCCCAATAGCCCATACCATAGATCAGACCCAGCCCCAATACTGTTACTACGCCTATTCCCCATCCTGCCCGGCGCCAGGCCAGCAGGGCTATCAACGCAATTACCACGTAAAAAGGCAGCAGCAGTAATGCCCATTGCAGGCTATTTACCACAGACTCCACACCTACTTTGATGACATGGAAAAAAGGGCCGCAATTGCGGGTAAGCCAGTTTATAAACAATTCTATATAGTATCCTATTTTAATCATATCACCTCCATTTGACTGTTAACAGATAAGGTTTCCTGTTGTGCTGCCGTAATACGTCCGGTAGTTTCGATAATAAGGGAAGTTTGCGAAATGATCCCCAGCAGCTTGTTATTGGCCGGATTTACTACCGCAACAGGCTTATCATTTTCTGCAATAAAAGGCAGCATCTGGTCTACCGTGGTGTCAGGATGTGCTACTGCCACATCGCGGTGAATCACTGCTTCAATGGTTTTATCTCCCCGTTGCTTTGCTTCCAGTATTTCCTTCAGGTATACAAATCCCAGGAAGTGTTTATCCACTGTAACAGCAGGTAAAATATCCAGTCCGGTAGCGCGCATTTTACGGAGGCTACCTTCCGGTCCATCTTTACGGAATACTGCTACCGTAGGTTTTTCTATCATCAAGCTGGAAGCGGTGATAATGGTTTTCCGGTCTACTTTCTCAACAAAGGAAGCTACATATTCATTGGCCGGGGCGGTAAGAATTTCTTCCGGCGTTCCTATCTGTACCACCTCTCCGTCTTTCATAATCGCAATACGGTCTCCCAGCCGGATGGCCTCATCCAGGTCATGCGTAATAAACACGATGGTTTTATGCATTTTTTCCTGGAGGTCCAGCAATTCATCCTGCATTTGCGTACGGATCAATGGGTCCAGTGCAGAAAAAGCCTCATCCATCAGCAATACTTCCGGGTCATTGGCCAGTGCACGGGCCAGCCCTACACGCTGTTGCATACCACCAGATAAATCTGCCGGCTGCATTTGTTCATATCCCTGTAAGCCTACCAGTTCTATCACAGACTGCGCCTTAGCAGTTCTTTCTGCTACCGGAGTACCTTGCAGTTCCAGTCCGAAAGCAACATTGTCCAATACCGTACGATGGGGTAACAATCCAAATTTCTGGAACACCATCGATATTTCCTTCCGGCGCATTTTCTGTAAATCTTCCGGATGCAAAGTGGTGATGTTGGTATCATTAATAAAGATATTTCCTGCAGTAGGTTCTATTAACCTGTTAAGACAACGCAGCAAACTGGATTTCCCGCTGCCGGAAAGTCCCATGATCACGAAAAACTCGCCTTTTTCAATTTCAAAAGCAGCGTTTTTTACGGCTACCGTACAACCGGTAGCTTCCAGTATTGCTGCTTTACTTTTCCCTTCCTGCAGCAGGTGGAGTGCTGTATTGCGCTCCCGGCCAAAGATGAGGGTAAGATCTTCAATTTTCAGTTTAGGCATTTGTAAAAATTTTAAATGTTTGAAAGCTGTGCGCTAACGTTTATGTATATATCATAAATCAGAAATAGTATCCGATGTTTACGTTGAACCGGCTATGCCATTGGGGGCTGCTGTCGCCAACAGACAATGCTTCATTCCACAATGGACCCAGCCAGGGCTGATTTTTACCGGCGGCCCAATCGATATAAGTAAAAATGTGCCCGCTGGTAATCATACATCCCAGTACATTCATTTGTGTATTGGTGAACCCGCTTTCCGGTTTTTGCATATAGGAATAGTTATTATAGAAAGTAAGTCCGCTTACCGGGCCCCAACTGACCGGCTGGGTGTAGGACAAAGCGGCGGTATATATAAATGCCTGTGCGGCTACCTCGTAAGCGGCCCCATAAGCCGCCATATCCACCACCTTATCATATTGTGCCGAATCTGCCACGTGATATTGATAATAGAGTGATTGCAGCTTCAGGTTCCATTTGCGGTAATTCAGATCTGTATGTAATGCAGTGGCCCATCGGTTGCCCATATTACCAGTAGGGATATTATATAAACCTCCCAGCATAACAGAAGCACCTATACTGTTTTTATCGTTAAAGAAAAATGCAGCACGGGCATTCCCCTGGTTCACTTCTTTATTACGGCCAGCTATGTTATAAGTATAGCGGCCGGGATCAATAGCCGACTTATCACCAAAATTCAGCTCCAGGGCATTTTTATAAAATGCCAGCTGGTACAACCATTGGTGGCTGCGGCGTTCAAACTTCACCCCCATATTAAAAGCATCTTCCAGACCGGTGTAATAAGGCAGATTGAAGAACCAGTTATGCGAATTATATACCTGATTACCAAATGGCACCTGGTTTAAGCCAATATCTACATGCGTACTATCATTGAAGCGATAACGTATATAACCCTCCTTCAGCATACCGCCGCCAAAATCCTTTGAGTAGAAGCGGTATTCGGCGTGCAGCGACAAATCTTTCCAGGCTGCATCTGCATTGACCCGGAACATATCAAAACCAAAATCACCCCCACGTTTTACCTGTTCTTTTTTCCAGGAAGAAAGGTTGTAATTAAAACGCAGCGCGCCTCCTATTTTCAAGGTGGGCTTTTCGGCCCTTACCGTAGTATCCTGTGCATGTAAAGAAAAAGGGAGGGTGAGCAGCAGGCATAAAAAGCCCCTGCCCCATGATCGTAGTTGTCCAATCATAGTCAATTTTTAAGATAAATAAATGCTGATCTTATCCAGGCCACACGAATAATTTGTGTGAGCAGGCAACTGCAAAAACAGCTAGCTGGAATGAAAACCGGGCAAGATATCGCCCGACAAATGATCAATTACCAATAAATGTGACTGCCAAAGTATTTGTGCTCGGAAGGCACCAGGAAACAGTCGGATTGCATAAAGCAAAGCAAAGGTACAAAAAACAGGGGTAAGTGCCAAACTCATCCCGGAAATAGGTCCTAATAAACTGAAATTAAATGCATAACATATGATAAGCAGAAAATAATATGCTGGAAAAAGTGGCGATAATAAGTGAATTAATGGCTGCCGTAGAACAACTTTGCAACAATACGTGTTAAGTATAACGACTATTTAGCTGGATGCTGTTTATAAGCGCTGAGGGTAAACGTTTGTTTTTAAGCTTGTCTCCCCCCTTGGTGTACTACTGATTTACTGCTTGTTTCATTTTTATTAACCTCTTAAATCCTTAAATTATGTCATTTGACTTGTTAGAGAGCGCAAAAAGTCTTTTTACCGGCGATGTTATCAGCAAAGCAGCTTCCCAGTTGGGGGAAAGTGAAGGTGGGATACAAAAAGCGCTAAGCGGTATTATACCCACCGTATTAACAGGGCTATTGCACAAAACCAGTTCTCAGGGCGATGCCGCATCTGTACTGGATATGGCAAAAAATGCAGCATCCAGTGCAAATACAGGTGGTATTGGCAGCTTACTGGAAGGAGGTGCCGGAGGGTTATTGAGCAAAGGTGCCGATATGCTTAAAAGCCTTTTTGGCGAAAAAGCAGGCGCTATCACTGGTATGATTGCATCTTACGCAGGGATCAGGGAGAACTCAGCCAATACCCTGTTAAATGCAGCAGCGCCTGCTACTGTAGGCACGCTCGGACAATATGCCGTGCAAAACAATCTCGGTCCCAGTGGTTTAATGACATTATTGGATACACAAAAAGACAAAATTCTCGGCGCTGTACCAGGCGGGCTTAACCTGGCCGGTATATTGGGATTAGGCAGCCTGGGCGGCATGTTATCGGGTGTTGCAGGCGGTGCACGTGATGCAGCCACTGCGGCTACCAGAACAGCTACACAAGCCGCCGGTAATAATCGCTGGATATGGTCATTACTGCTGATACTGGTAGCGGTGATCCTCCTCTGGTACCTGATGAGGGGCTGCGGTGGTGAAAAGAAAGGGAATATCATGACAGATACCATTTCTACTGCACAAACCATGGATTCTGTTACCATGCCCCCTCCTACCCCTGCCACTACCACTACCAAAGAAAGTATTCAGGTTACCCTCCCCGATGGTACCATACTGGATGCCTATAAAGGTGGGATTGAAGACCAGCTGGTTACCTTCCTGAAAGATGATACCAGGAAAGCCGGTAAGGACGTATGGTTTGATTTTGATAACCTTAACTTTAAAACCGGCAGCGCAGAAATGACTTCTGAAAGTATGAAACAGGTGGGTAATATTGCAGCCATTTTAAAGGCATTCCCTAAAACAAAAATTAAAATTGGCGGCTATACGGACAAATCCGGAGATAACGCAGTGAATATGAAACTCTCCCAGTCCAGAGCAGATGCAGTACAAGCCGCATTAAAACAACTGAATGCCAATGCCGCCCAATTAACCGGAGCAGAAGGATATGGTTCCCAATTTGCCAAAGCAGCAGCAGATGCGCCAGATGAAGAACGGAAAGCCGACAGGCATATTTCTGTAGGAGTAAGAGAAAAGTAAGTACCCCTTTCATAAAAAAGGTCCATGGAGTAACTCCCTGGACCTTTTTGTTTAACAGCTGCGTTGCTTTATTCCTTTACTAATACAACTTTACTATTATCTGCCTTGCTGATAGCATCATAGAATTTCACCAGTTCTCCGAAATCTGAAGCCGGGAATAACCCTGCTTTACGTTCGATTTTACGCAGATATGTAACGGTAGTACCATTTACATTTGTTGTTGCCGTGTAACTTCCAAATTTACATTTTAAGATAACTGCTTTAGGTATGGCCTCCGCTTTATAGCCAGCAGGTACCGTAATAGTAACCGAGTCAATATCCCGATAAGGGAAATGAAGGCTGATAGCTGATTTACGTTGTTCTTCCACACTAATACTACTGATACTCCGGTTTAAAATATTGGGGGCCAGAAAAATACGTTTACCACTTACGGAAGCATAGCTCGTTCCCCTGATCTCCAGATCTTCCAGTACCATCGGGATATCTTTCGTGATCTCCTTACAGGCATATGCCGTGACATCATAACTGGGCAGATTCAATTCCTTTTTCAGCGCTTCCAGCAACTTCTCCTGAGAAAGCCGTTGCAGGTTTTCGTGCAGGTCGTCCTGTTGTAACCCACTGTAGTTGGTATGCGCTTTTAGCAGGATATCTCCTTTCTCATCCAAAGCAACGGTCATCTGTCTGATCTGCTCATTGTTTTCCATTCCATAGTCCGGCGTACGTGCCAATGTTCCACCGGTCTCACTGGTCAGCAATACCGGCCTGCCAGCGGTAAAACCGCTCAGATACCCCGCCGGTAATGTCTGGCTGGTACATTCCAGCCAGGTAGTATCTTTCCCCAGGGGGACGCATACAATAACATGATTAAACTGATTGGACGAAAAATCTTCAATCAGCGTCTGTTCATTGCGCCCTGCTTTTACCAGGGTATAATGCGACCGGATCCCTGCTTCCTTTAGCAGGGAATACATATAATTAGACAAGGCCTTACAATCACCATAACCTTTTGTAGCTACATAATTGGCGTCAAAAGTCTGCCATCCCCCGATACCCAGCTGTATACCAATATAGCGGGTATTCTTTTGCATATACTGATACAGCACTTTAATCTTCTCACGGGTATCCGGTATCCCATCGGTGAGCTGATGCACCTGCTGTTTAATTGCATCCGGCAGCTGATCCCGCTGGGCATTCAATGTATAAATGAACTTGCCAAACTCCTGCCACGTAGTCATATTCCCTTTATATCGCTGCACTTCAAATTCTCCCGGTGCCAGTTTCACCACGGTTGTCCGCTGATAAATTTCCGGTGCGGCAAACTCATTTAAAAGCGCAGGCAACTGCTTTACTTCCCATGTATAGGTAGCCTGGCCTTTATCCGTACTGGTCTGTGGCTGATCCGGATAATTAAAATTCCGGAAACGCAGGTTGTACCCCGAAGGGGTAATTACTTTAAGCGTACTGTACGCTACGGACAAATGCTCATCTGATTGAGGCGCCCATTCCCGGAAATAGAAGGTATGATTAAACTTCAGCTCTACTTCGTACTCTACAGTATATGGATATACGTTATGATTAAACTGATGATACTTTATTCTGTCGTCAGACATAAATGTTCCGCCGCCCACACCACTCACATCCTGTATATCACTATTTTTTAACTTCTTGATCTGTCTGCCAGCGGCATCATACAGCGCCCCCCTGATGCTGCGCACCTCTTTCAGCATATCATATCCCTCTGCAAAGGTGGCATGTTCTGCCCCCTGTTCGTCCAGGATAGTGATCACATAGTGATTGGTATACCGTGTTTCTCCCGGACTGATTACTTTTAAAGTAACCTCTTCCCATCGTTTCACAGCATGGGCATTTTCCTTTAATGCGGCCGGGATGGCAGCTACGGGATATTCCGGATCTTTAGCAAAAACCGGATGGGTCATCCATATTGCTAATAACAAACCACCTATTTTTATGATACCCATAAACTACTTTTTCTTCTTTAAAACAATTTGCTCTGCCTGCTTTTTAACCACCAGATCAAAGAATTCTCTCAGGGAGGCATATTCTTCCGGAGGAAAATTAGCCTTATTCAGTTTGGTCCGGCAGCGGAACTGGATCGTATTATCCGACTGCTGTATCATATACTGAAACAACCCCTCGTCTTCATTATACCGGGCAGCTGCCGATTGAGGCAGTTCATCCACCACATATCCATCAGGCACTTCCATATTGAAAGAATATACTTCATCAAAAACACAAGGCATCTCTACCGGGTATTTTCTTTCCAATGCCTTAAATGGATTGGTCTTCGTAGCTTCTCCAAATAAAGGA encodes:
- a CDS encoding quaternary amine ABC transporter ATP-binding protein, whose product is MPKLKIEDLTLIFGRERNTALHLLQEGKSKAAILEATGCTVAVKNAAFEIEKGEFFVIMGLSGSGKSSLLRCLNRLIEPTAGNIFINDTNITTLHPEDLQKMRRKEISMVFQKFGLLPHRTVLDNVAFGLELQGTPVAERTAKAQSVIELVGLQGYEQMQPADLSGGMQQRVGLARALANDPEVLLMDEAFSALDPLIRTQMQDELLDLQEKMHKTIVFITHDLDEAIRLGDRIAIMKDGEVVQIGTPEEILTAPANEYVASFVEKVDRKTIITASSLMIEKPTVAVFRKDGPEGSLRKMRATGLDILPAVTVDKHFLGFVYLKEILEAKQRGDKTIEAVIHRDVAVAHPDTTVDQMLPFIAENDKPVAVVNPANNKLLGIISQTSLIIETTGRITAAQQETLSVNSQMEVI
- a CDS encoding glycine betaine ABC transporter substrate-binding protein, with product MRKIIWLFVVAVVTAGVWACNPDTGNSKKITIAYVNWAEGVAMTQLAKVMLEDQGYTVTLKNADVAPVFAAVAGGDADVFMDTWLPVTHHSYMETFGDKLTILGIDYENAKIGLVVSDNSPVSSIAELNANKALFDGKIVGIDAGAGIMGKAEAAIKEYGLKYELQSSSEAAMMATVKKKMDAGEPVLVTGWAPHWMFAKYKLRFLEDPKKVFGETEQLNIIANKAFVEHDAAAVSFFSKFKLNDQQLSSLMAALLDADGQETAAVRKWMTANQELVNSLLPAVQQ
- a CDS encoding DUF3857 domain-containing transglutaminase family protein — its product is MGIIKIGGLLLAIWMTHPVFAKDPEYPVAAIPAALKENAHAVKRWEEVTLKVISPGETRYTNHYVITILDEQGAEHATFAEGYDMLKEVRSIRGALYDAAGRQIKKLKNSDIQDVSGVGGGTFMSDDRIKYHQFNHNVYPYTVEYEVELKFNHTFYFREWAPQSDEHLSVAYSTLKVITPSGYNLRFRNFNYPDQPQTSTDKGQATYTWEVKQLPALLNEFAAPEIYQRTTVVKLAPGEFEVQRYKGNMTTWQEFGKFIYTLNAQRDQLPDAIKQQVHQLTDGIPDTREKIKVLYQYMQKNTRYIGIQLGIGGWQTFDANYVATKGYGDCKALSNYMYSLLKEAGIRSHYTLVKAGRNEQTLIEDFSSNQFNHVIVCVPLGKDTTWLECTSQTLPAGYLSGFTAGRPVLLTSETGGTLARTPDYGMENNEQIRQMTVALDEKGDILLKAHTNYSGLQQDDLHENLQRLSQEKLLEALKKELNLPSYDVTAYACKEITKDIPMVLEDLEIRGTSYASVSGKRIFLAPNILNRSISSISVEEQRKSAISLHFPYRDIDSVTITVPAGYKAEAIPKAVILKCKFGSYTATTNVNGTTVTYLRKIERKAGLFPASDFGELVKFYDAISKADNSKVVLVKE
- a CDS encoding OmpA family protein, producing MSFDLLESAKSLFTGDVISKAASQLGESEGGIQKALSGIIPTVLTGLLHKTSSQGDAASVLDMAKNAASSANTGGIGSLLEGGAGGLLSKGADMLKSLFGEKAGAITGMIASYAGIRENSANTLLNAAAPATVGTLGQYAVQNNLGPSGLMTLLDTQKDKILGAVPGGLNLAGILGLGSLGGMLSGVAGGARDAATAATRTATQAAGNNRWIWSLLLILVAVILLWYLMRGCGGEKKGNIMTDTISTAQTMDSVTMPPPTPATTTTKESIQVTLPDGTILDAYKGGIEDQLVTFLKDDTRKAGKDVWFDFDNLNFKTGSAEMTSESMKQVGNIAAILKAFPKTKIKIGGYTDKSGDNAVNMKLSQSRADAVQAALKQLNANAAQLTGAEGYGSQFAKAAADAPDEERKADRHISVGVREK
- a CDS encoding ABC transporter permease, which codes for MIKIGYYIELFINWLTRNCGPFFHVIKVGVESVVNSLQWALLLLPFYVVIALIALLAWRRAGWGIGVVTVLGLGLIYGMGYWDKTMETLALILSATFIALLLGIPLGIWAAKNKTAGKVIRPLMDFMQTMPAFVYLIPAVLFFGLGKVPGAFATIIFAMPPAVRLTTLGISQVPEDIVEATRSFGATPRQLLFKVELPLALPTLLAGVNQTIMMALSMVVISAMIAAGGLGEIVLKGITQLKIGLGFEGGIAVVILAVILDRITQSFGRKNR